Sequence from the Terriglobia bacterium genome:
GGAAGAAGCGCTGCTCGGGGGTGAAGTCCTCGATCTTGGGGGCGACGAGACCCGGGCGGCTCCTCAACATGTCCTCGAGCGCGCCGAACGCCAGGCGGACGCCCCCGTTGTCGGCGGTGTTCTCGCCGAGCGTCAGCTTTCCGTTGAGGTGGACCCCCTCGACCGGGGAGAACCGCTCGTACTCGTCGGCCAAGCAGCTCGTGCGCTTGTCGAATTCGGCCTTGTCCTTCTCGCTCCACCAGTTCGTCAGATTGCCGTTGGCGTCGAACTTCGCGCCTTGATCGTCGAAGCCGTGGGTGAGCTCGTGCCCGATGACCGCGCCGATGCCGCCGTAGTTCACCGCGTCGTCGCGACCGGCCCGATAGAACGGCGGCTCCAGAATTCCCGCCGGGAAGTTGACGTTGTTCTGAGACGGATTGTAGTAGGCGTTGACGGTGGGCGGGGTCATGCCCCACTCCGCCTTGTCCACGGGCTTGCCGATCTTGTCCATCTGCCGCCGGACCTCGAACGAATCGGCTCGCAGGCTGTTGCCGAAGAAATCGCCGCGGGAGATGGCGACCGAGCCGTAATCGCGCCACTTGTCCGGGTAGCCGATCTTGTTCGTGATCTTCGCCAGCTTCTCCTCGGCCTTCTTCTTCGTCGCGTCGCTCATCCAGGGCAGCGTCTTCAGGTCCTCGCCCATCGCTTTCTCGACCCCGTTGACCAGGTCGAGCGTCCGCTGCTTCGCCTCGGGTGGGAACGCCTTGTCGACGTAGAGGCGCCCCAGGGCCTCGCCCAGACTGGCGTCGGTGATGCGCGTGCAGCGCTTCCAGCGCGCCTCGATCTCGGTTTGCCCGCGGAGGTACTTGTTCCAGAACTCGAAATCCTCCCGCACGAACTCGACGGGAAGCGCCGCGGCCGTCTCGTGCACGACTTTCCAGCGCAGGTAGGCCTTGAAGGCGTCGAGGGGAACGGTCCGGAGCTTCCCGTCGATCGCCTTGAAGAAATCGGGGTTGGCGACGTTGAGCGAGCTGAACTTCGGCGCCCCGGTGTCCGCGAAGTACTTCGCGAACTCGAACCCGGGCGCGAGCTTGACCAGCTCTTCCACGCTCATGCGGTGGTCGCGCTTCTGCGGGTCGCGGCGGGAGACCCGGTCCATGTTGGCCTGCGCCAGATCCGTTTCGAGCGCCAGAATCGCCGCCGCCTCGGGCGCGGCGGCCTCGGGCTTCTCCCCGGCGAGTTCGAGCATCTTCCGGACGTGCGCGACGTAGCGCTCGCGGATCTCCTTCGATTTCGCGTCGTCCTTCAGGTAGTAATCGCGGTCCGGGAGCGTGAGACCGCCGTCGGAGACGTGGGCGATCTGCGTGGTGGCGTCGTGCAGGTCCGGCGCGGACCCGAAGCCGAAGAGGGCGTGGATCCCCTGCGTCTCGAGGTGCGCCACCTCTTCCAGCAGCCCCGAGCGGTCGTGGATCGCGTCGATTCGCCGGAACTCCGGGCGCAGCGGCTGTGTCCCGACGGACTCGATGGCGGCCTCGTCCATGCACGAGGCGTAGTAGTCGCCCACCTTCCGCTGGACGGCGTCGGCGACGCTCTGAGGCTTCACGTAGCTCTCCAGGATCTGGTGAAGCACTTCCCGATTCCGCTCGGCGAGCTCGTCGAAGCGCCCCCAGCGGGTCTTGTCCGGCGGAATGGGATGGGTCGCCATCCAGCTCCCGCAGGCGAACTTGTAGAAATTCACGCAGGGGTCGGCGTTGCGGTCCAGCGCGCTCGCGTCGAACGTCGGAACGGCCGGCGCGGACGTCTCCCCCGCGGAAGGAGCCGGCTGCGCCGGCGCCGAACCGTGGGCGAGAGCGAGGGAGACGAGACCGATGAGAAGTGACGTCGCGTTCCTGTGGAGGCGGCTCATGGTTCCTCTCTTGTTTGGGGGAGGTCCATTCTACCCGCCTCGCCGGAGCCGGCAAACGGATGAAAGAGCTCGGGCTGGGCGGCGAGGAACGGCGGCGAGGAGCGGCGTCGACCTAGCGGACGACGTCGAGGAGCGAGCCGAGGAACTCGTCGGCGGTGCGGAGGGCCTTGATCGAGGCGGCGGCGGCGACCTGGCTCACCCTCATCTCGACGACGTCGGCGGGCAGGTCGGTTTCGACGGGACCCCGGGACAGGCGGGCGGACGCAACCGCGAGCCGCTCGATCGCGCTGCGATAGCCGGCGAGTCCGGAGGAAAGAGCGGTCACGAGGGACATCGGGACACCTCTTCCGGAGTCGAATCCCCCGATTCCTTATCGGCACGACCCCGCCGGACTTGAGTCGCCATCGGCAATCGGGTGCCTCGAGGGGCAGCGAGGTCACGTTACGCGCAACGGACTTTCACGTCGGTTTCGACGGGGGCGCCGGGCTTCACGGGCAGTCGCCCGCCAGGCTCTGCGGCCGGTCGCAGGCGCCGACAAGGATGGCCTCCGGCCGCTCGACGGGACCCGACGGACCGCGTCCCTGCCCGAACGAGCCTTCCTCCGCACCGTCCTGCCCTACCAGCACGAAGTAGAAGAACCCGCCCGGGCCGGGCGTCCCGGGGTCGAACGTCGTCCGCCCCGTGGTCCCGAGCCCGCAGGCGCTCGCTGTCCAGCTGACGGCTCCCGAAAAGGGAGAGGTCCCCCAGTACACGGCGTGGTCGAGCGCGCCGCAGGCCGGGAGGTAGTCGATGTCGAGGCCCGTGCCCGTCGAATCGCGGCCTAGGGTCATCTGAGAATCGCCCGGACTCGCCTCCTTAGGGTTCGCCGCCGTTCCGGAAATGCAGACGCCGCCGCCGGAGGGCCCGGTCGGAGTTGCGGGGAGGGTGACCGTGTTGCCGTCGTGCGCCCCGCTGGCCGAGTCGAGCGCCCGGACGAGGTAGTGGTAGGTCACGCCGCTGAGCAGGGCGTCGTGGTCGGTGAACGTCGTGGCGGTCAGGCCGGAGGCGACGGTGTTCGCCGGGGACGGAGCGAACGGGGAGGTCGTGCTGCGGTGGACGCGGTAGGTAACGAGGCCTCCGCATCTCGCCGACGCGGCGGGCCAGGAGAGGCTCACGGAGCAGGTCGAGGAGACCGCGTCGGAGGCCGCCCGGAGTCCCGAGAAGCCGGGGCCCAGGGTGCAGGCGCCACCGGTCGACGCGGCGATCTCCGCGGAGGGGGGGGACTCGCAGCCGACGTAGGACCGGACCACGTAATACCAGGTCGCCCCACCGGAGACCGGAGCGTCCACGAAGGAAGTCGACGGGGCCGCCACCGTGCCCACGAGGTCGTAGGGTCCGCGGCGAACCAGGGTGCGATACACGTGGTACTCGACGGCCCAGGGCGCTTCATTCCAGGACACGTCGATCCGGTTGGCGCCGTTCCCGGCGGCGACGACGTTCGCGGGGCTCGCGGATGGGAGGAGCGCGATGTTCACGGTGGCAGGGCCCGTGCCCACCGCGACGCTCCGGGTCTCGGGGCAGTAGCCGGGCTGCGAGTAAGCCAGGTGGTAGGTCTGGCCGCTCCTTGCGAGTCGGTAATAGAGCCCTTTGGCATCCGCCTTTCGTGGCGCCTCGCCGTGCGTGAACGCCACTTCCTGCACGTCGATCTCGGCGGCGACCGGCAGCCCGGTCGAGGCGTCGGTCACCTTGCCGCGGACCTGCGGGCCGTCGAGGGTCCGGTCGAGGAAGTAACACCACGCCACGCGCTGCCGCAGCACGGTGACGTCGCGCCACTTGTTGTAATTGGGCTGGAACCAGGTGTTGACCTCGATCTCGTAGGCGTAAGCCCCATAGGTGCCGTACTGCGTGTCGAGGCTCGTGCCGTCGACGACGTAGATCGTTGACCACAGCGGGCCGGTCAGCCACTGGCCGGTCTGTCCGTCGTCGTTCTCGAGGATCGCGTTGAGACCCTGCGCGACCTCGTCCATCGCGACCTTCTCGTCCGGATCGCCGCAGCCGTAGCTGTACATCAGGTACTCACCGTACGAGTGGTACGACAGCGTGAAAAACGGGCGAACGTCGTTCGTGAGCTGGATCATGCCCTGCGTCTCCGGCTCGGACCCGGGGGCGTCGCCGCGGGTCGTCTCGTCGGCGCAGGCGCTCGAGGACCCGTTGCAGGAGCCCCAGTTGAACGGGTAGTTCCGGTTGAGGTCCACGGCACAGGAGGGATGGCGGTTCTTGCGCCACATCGTCCAGCCCTGATAGACGTACGCGGCGCCGTCCGGGTTCACGCTGCCGACGACCCAGATGTTGACGTTGTCCACGAGACGGCGGACCGATGCGTCCGTGGCGTACCTCGAGGTCAGGTAGTCGATCAAGTCGCGCGCGATCTCGGTGGTCATCACCTCGCGGGCGTGGTGCTGAGCGTCCAGGATGAAGGACGGCCGCTCGTTCTCCTGCGCCACGTCCTTCGTGATCTTCATGGCGTAGAGGACTTGACCCTCGAACAGCGCGGCTTTCAGGACGACCTTCTTCGCGAGACCCGGGTAGCCCGCCTGGATCTGCTCCATGAACAGGGAGAGCTCCTCGGGGTCTGTGTAGTCTTGGAGCGCCGATAGCGCCGTCCACGACCCCTCGCTCTCGCGGACGTCGAACCTCCATCCCGACGCCGAGAGACGCTCGAGCTCCTCGGCGGTCGCGACCACCCCCGCCGTCATCTCTTTCCGATTCACGCCGGCGACGTCGAATCCCGCGGAGGCGAGATCGGCGACCCCCTCCGGCCGTCCGAGGCGCACCTCGACGAAGAACCTCGTCTCGCCGTTCGCGCCGAAGGCGGGTCGCAGGCCGGCGAGCGCCGCGGCGCCCGCGACGATCAGCCCGAGAATCGGGTTCGACGAGAGTCCGACGCCGGGCTGCCGCGCCCGTCCACGACGGTCCATGGCTCCTCCCTCGCCGGCGCTCCGGGGCCGGGGAACCGATCGTTGACGATCAAGGTACTGCCACCGGGCCTTGGTGAGAACCGGAGATTCGCGTCCCGTCTCCGCGGCGCGCGTCCGACGGGACCGACTCAGCCCGTGCCGAGCCTCGGCAATCCCAGGGCCTTCATCCTGCGATAGAGCTTCTGCCGGCTCCAGCCAATGCGGGATGCCGCCAACGCGAGGTGCCCTTGGGAGTCGCGAAGGGCCTCTTCGATCCAGCGTCGCTCGAGGGGCACCGGCCGTTCCTCCCCGGTCCGCTTCCTCGCGGCGGGAAGGTCGAGGTGGGCGGCGGAGAGCGTGTCCCCCTCGCAGCGGAGGAGACCGCGCGCGAGGACGGACTGGAGCTGGCGGACGTTGCCCGGCCAGTCGCACGAGGCGAGCGCGTCGAGCGCCGACGGGTCGAGGCGCACCTCCTCCAGCGTGCCCGCCTCGACGCGAAGGCGCGACACGATATGCTCGGCGAGGAGCGGGATATCCTCCCGGCGATCCCGGAGGGGAGGCACGCACACCTCCGCCGTGGCGAGGCGCCAGTAGAGATCCGCTCGGAATCGGCCCTCCTCCGCCAGCGCGCCGAGATTCCGGTGCGTCGCGGAGACGATTCTCACATCCACCGCGACCTCGGTCCCGCCGCCCACCGGGCGGACGCGCCCGTCCTGAAGGACGCGGAGCAGCTTGGCCTGCATCGGCGGCGACATGTCGCCGACCTCGTCGAGGAACAGCGTTCCCCCGTGAGCGAGACGAAAGAGACCCGGACGGTCGCGCTCCGCTCCGGTGTAGGCCCCGCGAACCGCGCCGAACAACTCGCTCTCGAGGAGCGTCTCGGGCAGCGCGGCGCAGTTCACGGCCAGGAAAGGGGCGGACACCCGGACGCTGTCACGATGGATCGCGCGGGCGATCCCCTCCTTGCCGGTCCCTGTCTCGCCGACCAGCAGAACCGGAAGTCGCGATCGTGCGACGCGCCTTGCCCAGGCGAGGGACTCCAGGAAGCGGGCCGAACGTCCGATGAGCACCGGGGCCGGTTCCGCCACGGGTGCGGGTGTCCGGCCCGAGGAGCCGCAGAGCGCCGCGAGTACCTCGGCGAAAGCCGCGAGCAGCCGCAGCGCGTCGGAGGAGGCCGCGCCTCCCGCGGCGCGGCGGTCCACGACGAGGGCCGCAGTCGGTCGATCCGCTCCGACCGGGACCGAGGCGACCGCACGGAGGTCGAGCGCTCGCACCGAAACGCCCTCCGCGAGGGCCGGGTCGTCGCGCGCGTCCGCACAGATCAGATGACCGGCTCCCTCCAGCGCTCGCCTCAGGACCGTGCGGCTCGCGGCCCTCCGTCCGTCGGGCCTGAGCGACGCCGAAGCCTGCACCCGCGGCGGGCCGAGGTCTCCGGGCTCGGGCGCCGCGACGAGGAAGGCGCGCTCCCACCCGGCCGAATCGAGCACCGTCCGCAGGACCGCTTGGACGGCGCGCCCGGCCCGGTTTGACGCCGGCAAAGCCGTCACGCTATGCTCACCCCCCGACGCCATGAAGCAGCTCCCCCGAGGCCGCGTCCGCTCCGCGTTCGCGCGCGTCCCGTGCGGCGTCCGCGGCGCGTGCCACGGGAGAGGATCGGGCGCCTTCCCACCGCGGTTCAACGACGGGGGCGCCCTCGCCGGGTTGAGCACCCGCAACCCTCACGGCACTTCGGTCTTCGCGCGGAATGGTCCGCCGGGAGGACGGAGGTGACGCCATAGCCGGCGTGCGGCGGGGTGGCGGGAGCTGGCTGGAGCCGGCGCTGTGGGTGGCGGCCGCCGCCCTGGTGGCGCCCCTCGCGCTCTACGCGGGACGCCCCGTCGTGCCGTTCGCGGCGCTCTACGGAGTGGCCCTCGGGATCGCGCTGGCGCTGGCGCTGGCCGGCCGACGGCTGCACGCGGCGCTGCTCCGCGACGCGCTTCGCGGGAGCGGGGGGGGGACGGGTCGCGCGCTCGTGGCCGTCGGCATGATGATGCTGGTCCTCGTCCTGGTTCTGCTCGGAGCCGTCGTCACGATCCTCCTGTTGTTCCGGACCGGGCCCGGCGCCGTCCCGGGCCTCGTGTGAGGATGAGCTACTACCGCCACGCACCCAACCGCACGTCGGGCTCGGGCCTCGGGTTCGGTTTCCCGCCCGTCACCCCGGTGACCCGGGCGATCATGATCGCCTGCGGAATCGTGTGGTCCGTGCAGTTCCTGCTCGGGCCGGTTTTCGGCGCGGCGGACCTGTCCCGGGTATTCGGCATCGTCCCGCCCCTCGTGGTCCGCGGGTACGTCTGGCAGCCGTTCACCTACATGTTCCTTCACTCGCCGGTCCAGATCTCCCACTTGCTGCTCAACCTGCTCATCCTGTGGATGGTCGGTGGCGACCTGGAGAGGCACTGGGGAGGAAGGAGGTACCTGACCTACTACGTGGTGTGCGGCGCGGGAGCCGGGGTGTTCGTGACGGTCGCGGGACTCCTGTCGGGCACGAACGTGCCCACGATCGGAGCCTCGGGGGCGATCTACGGACTCCTGCTGGCGTACGGGATCATATTCGCCGAGAGAATGATCCTCTTCATGCTGATCTTCCCGATGCGCGCGCGCACCCTGTCATGGGTGCTGTTCGCGATTGCGTTCGTTTCGGCCTGGGGGCAGAGCGCCAGCGGTGTGTCGTACATCGCACACCTCGGCGGGATGGTGGTCGGCTACCTCTACCTCAAGAAGGTATGGCGGGTGCGCGAACTTTATCGGGACCTCCGCTGGCGGCTCCGCCGGCGGAAGTTCCGCGTCGCGCCACCCGACGACCGCGACCGCTGGGTGAATTGAGCCGACCCTCCCGGAGGAAGAAACGGGAGGCCGACCGCTCGCATGTCGGTGCAGTCGACGCCAACACGGAATACCACGAAAACCCAATAACGTCGCGGCTTTTTACGAAATTGACCCTTGACACACTTTGCCGGACAGCCTACACTCAAGGTACCGGGGAAAATTCAGGCTCGCCGACTTCCCCAAAGGGGGCGCGGAGAGTCCTGCGGAGGACACGGTTGAACCGAGGACCGCTTCTCTCGGTGCACGCGCTTTCTTCGGCTACCCAACGCCATCGGCGACTGGCCGATCGTGGCGACGCGATACAAGGCCCTTACTACGGCCTCGGTACTTGTACGTTGAGTCCAGCAACGTGTCAAGGACGACTCGCGTGGAACGGCGGGTCGTGCTTGCGCAGGTCGACGCCGGGGTCGTGCAGCCCGTCGTCCCGTTGACGCGGGGAGCTGCATGGAATCGACGCAGAACGACAGGAACTCCTTGCTGTCGCGTTACTTCGCCGAGATCAGGGAATACCCTCTCCTCACCAAGGAGGAGGAGATGTCCCTCGCGCGTCACGTCAAGCGGGGTCGCTCGGGGGCTCTGAACGAGCTGATCGAGTCCAACCTCAGCTTCGTCGTGAAGGTGGCGAGCGAGTACCGGAACCTCGGACTCCCTTTCGAGGACCTGCTCAACGAGGGGAACATCGGTCTGATCGAGGCCGCCCACCGCTACGATGCGAGCAAGGGCACGAAGTTCATCACGTATGCGATCTGGTGGATCCGCAAGTCCATCCTCAAGGCCCTCTCCGAGCACTCGAATCTCGTGCGCGTCCCGAACTACCAGATGAAGAAGGTCCGCGAGATCCGCGACGCGGAGAACTCCCTGAGGCGGAGCCTCGGACGCGCCCCGAAGCGAGAGGAGATCTCCGAACGGCTCTCCAAGGCGATCTCCAAGATCGACCAGGTGCTCCAGTTCAACCTGCGCGAGATCAGTATCGAAGACAAGATCGGAAAGGACCGCGACAAGCCGATCTCCGACTATCTCGTGGACATCGCGTGCTTGAGCCCCGAGGACGATCTCATCAAGCGCGAGGCGAGCAGCCTCGTCGGCGACGCGATGGGCCACCTGACCGACCAGGAGAGGACGGTGGTGTCGTTCCGCTTCGGCCTCACCGGCGGCGTTGGCCTGACCCTCAAGGAGATCGGCGAGAAGATGGGGATCAGCCGCGAGCGCGTGCGGCAGATCGAGTGCCAGGCCAAGGCCAGGCTCCGTAAGATGTTCGCGCGTAAGCGCATGGTCGCGGCGCCCTCCAAGCGGCCGTTCCCGGTGAGCGCCATCGCGAAGCCCTCGCGCCCCGGAAGCTGAGCGGGCCCGCCGGCTCCGTTTCCATCCACGTCCTGCCGTCCCTCGTTTCGGGTTAAACTCACGCCCGCGCGCTGGACGCTCCCGCGACGACGGGAGGCCTCGATCTGCCGCGAGGGGGACCGGATGGAGCCGACGCGACCGGACGGGAGTGATCGGATCGCGGGGCCCGACTGGTCGCGATTGATACGCGTCACGAGCGCCGATGCCGCTCTCGAGGCGATCGCGGCCGGGTTCGACGATCCCGAGAGCCTCGATCTCGTGCTGAGCGCCCCAGGCGACGGCGCGCCGGAGCTCGCCCGCCATCGGGGCCACGCCGCGTTCGACGACCTCGGGGGGAGGCGGCACGAGGCCCGGGTGGGGGGGCGCCCCGAGTGGACGCTCTCGGTACGGCGCGCGGGTGGCACGGTCCCCGGCGCTCTGGAGGTTGAGCGTGCGGCGGCAGCGCTCGCCGCTTGGCGCTCGGCCCGAGTGGAGATCACCCGCGGGGAGCAGAAGCTGCGCGCCAGGGCGCGTGAGCTCGACATGCTGCAGGACCTCGGGCGCAGCGCGTCGGCCGCACGGACCTGGGACGCGCTCTTCCGCGAGGCCGCGACCGTCCTCCAGGAAGGGACCGGAGCCGATCTCCTGGTCGCCGCGCACGCCCTCGCGGGCGAGGCGGAGGTCCGCGTCTTCCTGGCCCGGCCCGTGACCGATGAGGTCATCGAGTCGCTGGCGACCGAGGCGGCCGCGGCCGCGGCCCTGCCGCGCGAGCTTCCCGTTCGGGTGTCGACCGAGCGCCTTCCCGGATTCGACGGGAGCCACGCCCTGCGGCGGGCGTCCTCGGAGCGGCCGGCGGCGGCGTTCGTTCCGCTCGAGCGACGAGGTCGAACAGCGGCGGCGCTCGGGATCCTCCCGTCGGAACCCGCGGGAGAGCGGATGCTCCGGTTGTTCTTCGGCGTCGCGAACCAGGTCGCTCTGCACCTCGAGCGGATCCTCGCGGTGATGGAGGCGGAGCAGGACCGATTTCGGTCGATCCTGGACTCGATGCCGCAGGCGGTGATCCTGGCCGACCGCTCGCTGCGCGTGATCCAGGCCAACCGAGCCGCCGCGGCGTTCCTCGGCCGGCTCGCGCCCGCGGGGGGCGACGGCCGCGTCCCGCGCGTGGGCGACCTCGACCTCTCCCCGCTCGCCGCCGACGTCTTGGAGCGGGGCCTCACGCCGTTGGAGCAGGAGGCTCGGCTCGAGGGTGGAACGGTGCTCGCCGTCACCGTGTCGGCCCTCGCCGGC
This genomic interval carries:
- a CDS encoding M13 family metallopeptidase produces the protein MSRLHRNATSLLIGLVSLALAHGSAPAQPAPSAGETSAPAVPTFDASALDRNADPCVNFYKFACGSWMATHPIPPDKTRWGRFDELAERNREVLHQILESYVKPQSVADAVQRKVGDYYASCMDEAAIESVGTQPLRPEFRRIDAIHDRSGLLEEVAHLETQGIHALFGFGSAPDLHDATTQIAHVSDGGLTLPDRDYYLKDDAKSKEIRERYVAHVRKMLELAGEKPEAAAPEAAAILALETDLAQANMDRVSRRDPQKRDHRMSVEELVKLAPGFEFAKYFADTGAPKFSSLNVANPDFFKAIDGKLRTVPLDAFKAYLRWKVVHETAAALPVEFVREDFEFWNKYLRGQTEIEARWKRCTRITDASLGEALGRLYVDKAFPPEAKQRTLDLVNGVEKAMGEDLKTLPWMSDATKKKAEEKLAKITNKIGYPDKWRDYGSVAISRGDFFGNSLRADSFEVRRQMDKIGKPVDKAEWGMTPPTVNAYYNPSQNNVNFPAGILEPPFYRAGRDDAVNYGGIGAVIGHELTHGFDDQGAKFDANGNLTNWWSEKDKAEFDKRTSCLADEYERFSPVEGVHLNGKLTLGENTADNGGVRLAFGALEDMLRSRPGLVAPKIEDFTPEQRFFLGYAQVWCQNVTPESSRLLAVTDPHSPGEFRVNGVLVNSDAFQQAFTCKAGQPMVSSAVCRAW
- a CDS encoding sigma 54-interacting transcriptional regulator, whose translation is MTALPASNRAGRAVQAVLRTVLDSAGWERAFLVAAPEPGDLGPPRVQASASLRPDGRRAASRTVLRRALEGAGHLICADARDDPALAEGVSVRALDLRAVASVPVGADRPTAALVVDRRAAGGAASSDALRLLAAFAEVLAALCGSSGRTPAPVAEPAPVLIGRSARFLESLAWARRVARSRLPVLLVGETGTGKEGIARAIHRDSVRVSAPFLAVNCAALPETLLESELFGAVRGAYTGAERDRPGLFRLAHGGTLFLDEVGDMSPPMQAKLLRVLQDGRVRPVGGGTEVAVDVRIVSATHRNLGALAEEGRFRADLYWRLATAEVCVPPLRDRREDIPLLAEHIVSRLRVEAGTLEEVRLDPSALDALASCDWPGNVRQLQSVLARGLLRCEGDTLSAAHLDLPAARKRTGEERPVPLERRWIEEALRDSQGHLALAASRIGWSRQKLYRRMKALGLPRLGTG
- a CDS encoding rhomboid family intramembrane serine protease; this translates as MSYYRHAPNRTSGSGLGFGFPPVTPVTRAIMIACGIVWSVQFLLGPVFGAADLSRVFGIVPPLVVRGYVWQPFTYMFLHSPVQISHLLLNLLILWMVGGDLERHWGGRRYLTYYVVCGAGAGVFVTVAGLLSGTNVPTIGASGAIYGLLLAYGIIFAERMILFMLIFPMRARTLSWVLFAIAFVSAWGQSASGVSYIAHLGGMVVGYLYLKKVWRVRELYRDLRWRLRRRKFRVAPPDDRDRWVN
- a CDS encoding RNA polymerase sigma factor RpoD/SigA; protein product: MESTQNDRNSLLSRYFAEIREYPLLTKEEEMSLARHVKRGRSGALNELIESNLSFVVKVASEYRNLGLPFEDLLNEGNIGLIEAAHRYDASKGTKFITYAIWWIRKSILKALSEHSNLVRVPNYQMKKVREIRDAENSLRRSLGRAPKREEISERLSKAISKIDQVLQFNLREISIEDKIGKDRDKPISDYLVDIACLSPEDDLIKREASSLVGDAMGHLTDQERTVVSFRFGLTGGVGLTLKEIGEKMGISRERVRQIECQAKARLRKMFARKRMVAAPSKRPFPVSAIAKPSRPGS